DNA from bacterium:
TGTATCTTATTTTTATCTAAATAATACTACTTTTTAGACCAAATGTCAACTTTTTATTTTTGAAATAAACACTTGACATAAATCAAAATCTTTGTTATATTAGAGTAGAGGGCGCCTGTAGCTCAACTGGACAGAGTCGCGGACTACGAATCCGAAGGTTGGAGGTTCGAATCCTCTCAGGCGCGCCAGAAGACAAATGACAGATGACAAAGGACAAAAGACAGAAAGATGATATTTACTTTATGCGGCAGGCTTTAGTCGAGGCAGAAAAGGCTTATAAATTCGGAGAGATACCAGTCGGAACTGTAATTGTTTTAGATGAAAAGATTATTGCTCGCGGTCATAATCAAATAGTCAAACTTAAAGACCCAACCGCTCATGCAGAAATATTAGCAATTAAAAAAGCCGCTGTCTATTTAAAAAATGAACGATTAATTAATACGAGTATGTATGTTACTATTGAACCCTGTGCTATGTGTGCTGGGGCATTAATTCTATCCAGGGTTAAAAATTTAGTCTATGGTGCCGATGACCTGAAAACAGGTGCCTGTGGCTCAATAATAAATATCGCCCAACATTCATCTCTGAATCATCAACTAAATGTCAAAAAAGGTATTTTAGAACAAGAATGTCGTGAACTAATCCAGAGGTTTTTTAAAGAAAAAAGGTAACCGTTCAGGATATAGCCACAGAGTTCACAGAGAATTAGAGAAATTAGCTACATAAGGACACGAATTATAGCACTTATTAATCGAAATTTGACATAGATATGGCTATGAAATTCCAAATCACAAATTCCAAATTCCATTTAGTGAATTAGTGAATTAAGCGAATTAGCGAATTAGTAAAATCT
Protein-coding regions in this window:
- the tadA gene encoding tRNA adenosine(34) deaminase TadA, whose protein sequence is MTKDKRQKDDIYFMRQALVEAEKAYKFGEIPVGTVIVLDEKIIARGHNQIVKLKDPTAHAEILAIKKAAVYLKNERLINTSMYVTIEPCAMCAGALILSRVKNLVYGADDLKTGACGSIINIAQHSSLNHQLNVKKGILEQECRELIQRFFKEKR